In the Bordetella genomosp. 10 genome, one interval contains:
- a CDS encoding AI-2E family transporter has translation MTAPRRPRPSPAARAAAVAATAMPAGGGAPQSAPASQSAQSVPAAPAVALDAPRRVADRRYAAVIVIAVLAVLFAMREAREFLIPLVLSVLLAYALEPPVHMLARRARVPRPIGAAVVMAALVGALVFGAFSLQNQVGTIVDSLPQTVQKVSRTVHGFAAGKGSFLDKLRAAGAALDKGSKVGSPSASTMERPSERLESMLLAGSMGVASGLGQGVMVLFLVFFLLCSGDIFKRKFIKVCGSTLSKKKINIHMLDQINRSIRMYMAMMVVTNVLLALCSWAAFRLVGLDNAGTWAVVAGALHVVPYFGPLLVAVFTGTAAVVQFGELGPALLVAGMSLLIASLIGFVVQTWMTGRIARMNPVAVFVMLLLFTWVWGLWGTLLSVPIAVIVKVVADHVDGLTGVAEFLGE, from the coding sequence ATGACGGCGCCGCGCCGGCCGCGCCCGTCGCCGGCAGCGCGCGCGGCCGCGGTCGCCGCCACGGCGATGCCGGCGGGCGGCGGCGCGCCCCAGTCCGCCCCGGCCTCCCAATCCGCTCAATCCGTCCCGGCCGCGCCGGCCGTCGCGTTGGACGCGCCGCGGCGCGTGGCCGACCGCCGCTATGCCGCGGTGATCGTCATCGCGGTGCTGGCGGTGCTCTTCGCCATGCGGGAGGCGCGCGAATTCCTGATTCCGCTGGTGCTTTCCGTCCTGCTCGCCTATGCCCTGGAACCGCCGGTGCACATGCTGGCCCGCCGCGCGCGCGTCCCGCGCCCGATCGGCGCGGCGGTGGTGATGGCGGCCCTGGTCGGCGCCCTGGTGTTCGGCGCCTTTTCCTTGCAGAACCAGGTCGGGACCATCGTCGACAGCCTGCCGCAGACGGTGCAGAAGGTCTCGCGCACCGTGCACGGTTTCGCCGCCGGCAAGGGGTCTTTCCTGGACAAGCTGCGCGCGGCCGGCGCCGCGCTGGACAAGGGCAGCAAGGTCGGCAGCCCGAGCGCCTCGACGATGGAGCGTCCCTCCGAACGGCTGGAAAGCATGCTGCTGGCCGGCTCCATGGGCGTGGCCTCGGGGCTGGGGCAGGGCGTGATGGTGCTTTTCCTGGTGTTCTTCCTGCTGTGCTCGGGCGACATCTTCAAGCGCAAGTTCATCAAGGTCTGCGGCAGCACGCTTTCCAAAAAGAAGATCAACATACACATGCTGGACCAGATCAACCGGTCCATCCGCATGTACATGGCGATGATGGTGGTCACCAACGTCCTGCTCGCCCTGTGCTCGTGGGCGGCGTTCCGCCTGGTCGGCCTGGACAACGCCGGCACGTGGGCGGTGGTCGCGGGCGCGCTGCACGTGGTGCCCTATTTCGGGCCGTTGCTGGTCGCGGTGTTCACCGGCACGGCGGCGGTGGTGCAGTTCGGCGAGCTGGGGCCGGCCCTGCTGGTGGCCGGGATGTCGCTGCTGATCGCGTCCCTGATCGGCTTCGTGGTGCAGACCTGGATGACCGGGCGCATCGCGCGGATGAACCCCGTCGCCGTCTTCGTGATGCTGCTGCTGTTCACCTGGGTCTGGGGACTGTGGGGCACCTTGCTGTCCGTGCCCATCGCCGTGATCGTGAAGGTGGTGGCGGACCACGTGGACGGGCTGACCGGCGTCGCCGAGTTCCTGGGGGAATAA
- the galE gene encoding UDP-glucose 4-epimerase GalE, whose amino-acid sequence MSSYLLVTGGAGYIGSHTLVELIAAGYQPVVLDNLSNGSRDALRRVEKLTGTSIPLIQGDIRTPGLVETVIAIHRRDNRPIECVLHLAGVKAVGESVSDPLKYFDNNVSGTVALLMAMRAGGVRRLVFSSSATVYGVPRFLPFTEQHPLAPTNPYGRTKLFVEQMLQDVCAADSGFSAVTLRYFNPIGAHPSGLIGENPRDTPNNLFPYITQVAVGQQPFLKVFGADYPTEDGTGVRDYLHVMDLAVGHVRAVDYAGTHAGFIAINLGTGKGTSVMELVQTFERVSGQAIPVRIEPRRAGDVDKVWADPSLAREVLRWRTTRGVESMCQDGWRWQQSNPRGYGAATP is encoded by the coding sequence ATGTCGTCATATCTTCTGGTGACGGGCGGCGCCGGCTATATCGGCAGCCATACCCTGGTGGAATTGATCGCCGCCGGCTACCAGCCGGTGGTCCTGGACAACCTGAGCAATGGCAGCCGCGACGCGCTGCGGCGGGTGGAGAAGCTGACGGGGACCTCGATCCCCTTGATCCAGGGCGATATCCGCACGCCCGGGCTGGTGGAGACGGTGATCGCGATACACCGGCGCGACAACCGGCCCATCGAATGCGTGCTGCACCTGGCCGGGGTCAAGGCGGTGGGCGAGTCGGTGAGCGACCCCTTGAAGTACTTCGACAACAACGTATCGGGGACGGTGGCCCTGTTGATGGCCATGCGCGCCGGCGGCGTGCGGCGGCTGGTGTTCAGTTCTTCCGCCACCGTCTACGGGGTGCCGCGTTTCCTGCCGTTCACGGAGCAGCATCCGCTGGCTCCGACGAATCCCTATGGACGCACCAAGCTCTTCGTCGAGCAGATGCTGCAGGACGTCTGCGCGGCCGACAGCGGCTTCAGCGCGGTCACGCTGCGCTATTTCAATCCCATCGGCGCGCATCCGAGCGGCTTGATAGGCGAGAACCCGCGCGATACGCCGAACAATCTTTTCCCCTACATCACCCAGGTCGCCGTCGGCCAGCAGCCTTTCCTCAAGGTGTTCGGCGCGGACTATCCCACCGAGGACGGCACCGGCGTGCGCGATTACCTGCACGTCATGGACCTGGCGGTCGGCCACGTGCGGGCGGTGGATTACGCCGGTACGCATGCCGGCTTCATCGCCATCAACCTGGGCACGGGGAAGGGGACCAGCGTGATGGAGCTGGTGCAGACCTTCGAGCGCGTCAGCGGCCAGGCGATACCGGTGCGCATCGAGCCGCGCCGCGCCGGCGACGTCGACAAGGTGTGGGCCGACCCCAGCCTGGCGCGGGAGGTGCTGCGCTGGCGCACCACGCGGGGGGTGGAGAGCATGTGCCAGGACGGCTGGCGCTGGCAGCAAAGCAATCCCCGGGGGTACGGGGCGGCGACGCCCTAG
- a CDS encoding phosphomannomutase/phosphoglucomutase, translated as MQPIWNPAQAAELAPGGAAPARLPELPASPCEPDAIRGRVPQDIDAAYAHGLGAALGARARRRGVRAIVVAKDTRLASVELAAALQAGIRASGTHVIDIGMAPTPLMYFATRLTETGAGVAVTGGHDEENCNGFKIMMAGEPLVGDDLRDLQEEVRAERQAAGARVRAVEIPGARMHIAASPCYVARVSSDVRLARGVKVALDCNYDAASALAPSLLEALGCEVTELSSDSAEAYTRPRLAPSDPRRLAELAANLRYSDNELGFLVDGDGDRLAVVTRSGAAISADRLLILFARDILARHPGAPVVYDVESSRNLAREVRLLGGRPVMWRGGAAHIAGKMRECGAVLAGETEGLFRFRDRWHGHDDALYAAARLLEIVALHESPSALLDALPLGCVTPALKLDLSGMEAAWLVAALRARGRFMGAREIIDLEGVRVEYEDGFGLARPAGDGNTVLLRFEADSGTALSRIQEDFRRQLLSVAPDLRLPF; from the coding sequence ATGCAACCGATATGGAATCCCGCCCAGGCCGCCGAGCTGGCGCCGGGCGGGGCGGCCCCTGCGCGCCTGCCCGAACTGCCCGCCTCGCCGTGCGAGCCGGACGCGATACGCGGACGGGTGCCGCAGGACATCGACGCCGCCTACGCGCATGGCCTGGGCGCCGCGCTGGGCGCGCGGGCGCGGCGGCGCGGCGTGCGGGCCATCGTGGTGGCCAAGGACACGCGGCTCGCCAGCGTCGAGCTGGCGGCGGCCTTGCAGGCGGGCATCCGCGCCAGCGGCACGCACGTCATCGACATCGGCATGGCCCCCACGCCCCTGATGTATTTCGCCACGCGCCTGACCGAGACCGGGGCCGGCGTGGCGGTGACGGGCGGCCATGACGAAGAGAACTGCAACGGTTTCAAGATCATGATGGCCGGCGAACCGCTGGTCGGCGACGACTTGCGCGATCTGCAGGAGGAAGTGCGCGCGGAGCGGCAGGCCGCCGGCGCCCGCGTCCGGGCGGTGGAAATCCCGGGCGCGCGCATGCACATCGCCGCCTCGCCGTGCTACGTGGCGCGGGTCAGCAGCGACGTGCGGCTGGCGCGCGGCGTGAAGGTGGCGCTGGATTGCAACTACGACGCGGCCTCGGCCCTGGCGCCGTCCCTGCTGGAGGCCCTGGGCTGCGAGGTGACCGAGCTGTCCAGCGACAGCGCGGAGGCCTATACGCGGCCGCGCCTGGCGCCGTCCGATCCGCGCCGGCTGGCCGAGCTGGCCGCCAACCTGCGCTATTCGGACAACGAACTGGGCTTTCTGGTGGACGGCGACGGCGATCGCCTGGCCGTGGTGACGCGCTCCGGCGCGGCGATCTCGGCCGATCGCCTGCTGATCCTCTTCGCCCGCGACATCCTGGCGCGCCATCCCGGCGCGCCGGTGGTCTACGACGTGGAGAGTTCGCGCAACCTCGCGCGCGAAGTGCGCCTGCTGGGCGGCCGGCCGGTGATGTGGCGCGGCGGCGCGGCGCACATCGCCGGCAAGATGCGCGAATGCGGGGCGGTGCTGGCCGGCGAGACCGAGGGCCTGTTCCGCTTCCGCGACCGCTGGCACGGGCACGACGACGCGCTGTACGCCGCCGCGCGCCTGCTGGAGATCGTGGCCTTGCACGAGTCGCCCTCGGCCTTGCTGGACGCGCTGCCGCTGGGCTGCGTGACGCCGGCGCTGAAGCTGGACCTGTCCGGCATGGAGGCCGCGTGGCTGGTGGCCGCGCTGCGCGCGCGCGGCCGCTTCATGGGCGCGCGCGAAATCATCGACCTGGAAGGCGTGCGCGTCGAATACGAGGACGGCTTCGGCCTGGCGCGGCCGGCGGGCGACGGCAATACCGTCCTGCTGCGTTTCGAGGCGGACAGCGGAACGGCGCTGTCGCGCATCCAGGAAGACTTCAGGCGCCAGTTGCTGAGCGTGGCGCCGGACCTGCGCCTGCCGTTCTAG
- a CDS encoding polysaccharide biosynthesis tyrosine autokinase yields MMSYMDVLLANRGMIILVTLLATLLGIAYFMFATPVYQSDIAVQVEEETPTATKSMLGDVSSIFDIKQATSGEMEILRSRLVVGHAVDYYQLYLKAEPKYFPLVGRWLAEKHESFSLPSAITRAIPGGYAWGGERIRVNRIDVPNELIGKKLDVVNLGGGAYELTEPVDGKRFEGHVGQLEHFQVPGGAIDVQIDALEGAPETHFTVIRNSRLEATEAVQSRLGIFERGRQSGVIGVTLQGSDPVLTAAVLNEIGQEYVRQNVNRKTAQAEKSLAFLDQQLPVLKKQLDDSETRYNALRNARGTIDLGEEAKLVLGQSVAAQNKIFELQAKRQELITRFAPSHPSIEAIDRQIASLTGDVSRLNTKIKALPDLEQDVVRLVRDVKVNTDLYTALLNNAQQLRLVRAGKVGTVRVVDTAVPAEKPLRPKAPIVIGAAAAIGLVLGLIVAFVRNALFGGLSDPDEIERYTGLPVLATIPYSELQDRLWRRSKRKNSRLPALLAQSNGSTPPIESLRSFRTVLQVAMRDTPNNVVVFTGPVAGVGKSFLSANFAFIQAAVGKRILLIDADFRRGHLNRYFATSADNGLFDVLAGTVPLEAVTKRNIMNGVDFIATGKVTFDPSELLASEAFGECLRALAADYDIVIVDTAPVLSSSDAAVVGAHAAAVMLVVRAGMNTVGEIRETAKRLVAAGAPVAGVVLNGLKLESEGLGYRSKYGRYRYARAAYYGEKQP; encoded by the coding sequence ATGATGTCCTATATGGACGTGTTGCTGGCAAACCGCGGCATGATCATCCTGGTGACATTGCTGGCCACGTTGCTGGGCATTGCCTACTTCATGTTCGCCACGCCGGTCTACCAGTCCGATATTGCCGTCCAGGTCGAGGAAGAAACGCCGACCGCCACCAAGAGCATGCTGGGAGACGTGTCTTCCATCTTCGACATCAAGCAGGCGACGTCGGGCGAAATGGAAATTCTCCGCTCGCGCCTGGTGGTGGGGCATGCCGTCGACTACTACCAGCTCTACCTGAAGGCGGAGCCCAAGTACTTCCCGCTGGTGGGACGCTGGCTGGCCGAGAAGCACGAAAGCTTCTCGCTGCCGTCGGCCATCACCCGGGCCATTCCCGGCGGCTACGCGTGGGGCGGCGAGCGCATCCGCGTCAACCGCATCGACGTGCCGAACGAACTGATCGGCAAGAAGCTGGACGTGGTCAACCTGGGCGGCGGCGCCTATGAGCTGACCGAGCCCGTGGACGGCAAGCGCTTCGAAGGGCACGTGGGCCAACTGGAGCACTTCCAGGTGCCCGGCGGCGCCATCGACGTGCAGATCGATGCGCTGGAAGGGGCGCCCGAGACGCACTTCACGGTGATCCGCAACTCGCGGCTGGAAGCCACCGAGGCGGTGCAGTCGCGCCTGGGCATCTTCGAGCGCGGCCGCCAGTCCGGCGTCATCGGCGTCACGCTGCAGGGCAGCGATCCCGTGCTGACGGCCGCGGTGCTCAACGAGATCGGCCAGGAGTACGTGCGCCAGAACGTCAACCGCAAGACCGCGCAGGCCGAGAAGTCGCTCGCTTTCCTCGACCAGCAACTGCCGGTGCTGAAGAAGCAACTGGACGATTCGGAAACCCGCTACAACGCCTTGCGCAACGCCCGCGGCACCATCGACCTGGGCGAGGAAGCCAAGCTGGTGCTGGGCCAGTCGGTGGCGGCGCAGAACAAGATCTTCGAATTGCAGGCCAAGCGCCAGGAACTGATCACCCGCTTCGCGCCTTCCCATCCGAGCATCGAGGCCATCGACCGCCAGATCGCTTCGCTCACCGGCGACGTCAGCCGGCTCAATACGAAGATCAAGGCATTGCCGGATCTCGAACAGGACGTGGTGCGCCTGGTGCGCGACGTCAAGGTCAACACCGACCTGTACACGGCGCTGCTGAACAACGCGCAGCAACTGCGCCTGGTCCGCGCCGGCAAGGTCGGCACGGTGCGGGTGGTGGACACCGCGGTGCCGGCCGAAAAGCCGCTGCGTCCCAAGGCGCCCATCGTCATCGGCGCGGCCGCCGCCATCGGCCTGGTGCTGGGCCTGATCGTGGCCTTCGTGCGCAACGCGCTGTTCGGCGGCCTGAGCGATCCGGATGAAATCGAGCGCTATACCGGCCTGCCGGTGCTCGCCACCATTCCCTACAGCGAGCTGCAGGATCGCCTGTGGCGCCGTAGCAAGCGCAAGAATTCGCGCCTGCCCGCGCTGCTGGCTCAGAGCAACGGCAGCACGCCGCCGATCGAAAGCCTGCGCAGTTTCCGCACGGTGCTGCAGGTGGCGATGCGCGACACGCCCAACAACGTGGTCGTCTTCACGGGACCGGTCGCCGGCGTGGGCAAGTCTTTCCTGTCGGCCAACTTCGCCTTCATCCAGGCGGCGGTGGGCAAGCGCATCCTGCTGATCGACGCCGACTTCCGGCGCGGCCACCTCAACCGCTATTTCGCGACCTCGGCGGACAACGGCCTGTTCGATGTGCTGGCGGGCACGGTGCCGCTGGAGGCGGTCACCAAGCGGAACATCATGAACGGGGTGGACTTCATCGCCACCGGCAAGGTGACCTTCGATCCCTCCGAGCTGCTGGCGTCCGAGGCCTTCGGAGAATGCCTGCGCGCGCTCGCGGCCGACTACGACATCGTCATCGTCGATACGGCGCCGGTCCTGTCGTCTTCCGACGCGGCGGTGGTGGGCGCGCATGCCGCGGCCGTCATGCTGGTGGTGCGCGCCGGCATGAACACGGTCGGCGAGATCCGCGAGACCGCCAAGCGCCTGGTCGCCGCCGGCGCGCCGGTCGCGGGCGTGGTGCTCAACGGGCTGAAGCTGGAGTCCGAGGGCCTGGGCTATCGCTCGAAGTATGGACGCTACCGCTACGCGCGGGCGGCCTACTACGGCGAAAAACAGCCCTGA
- a CDS encoding polysaccharide biosynthesis/export family protein: MNTLLRTFSRAAAMAVLISSLAACAFAPGMRYQSSFKVDPDDPNSVVTVKEITPALAREETAAANGPVPENVRNLIGKPSPYVIGPGDILSIVVWDHPELVLPTQTYSIGTGPTELTFGDTAAGIPGYPVSSDGYVQFPYVGLVKVAGMTEAQVRSSLIRGSRNFIQDPQITVRVLGYRSKRVYVEGEVKTPGPMPITDVPMTLPEAINRAGGVLTTADRSRVYVTRNGQTARVDLNKLTAANIDPTSILLQSGDIVRVVARGDNKIYLMGEVTLPQGLLMHDGEMSLAEALGEVGGPSQTTSDPSQIFVVRSLPNATPEVFHLDSSSPQALAVAGKFPLQAKDIVFVDAGNLVRWNRFISLLFPSAQTVQTVDAVRHN; this comes from the coding sequence ATGAACACATTACTTCGCACGTTCTCTCGCGCAGCCGCAATGGCCGTGCTTATTTCGTCCCTGGCGGCGTGCGCATTCGCGCCGGGCATGCGGTACCAGTCCAGTTTCAAGGTCGATCCCGACGATCCGAACAGCGTCGTGACGGTCAAGGAAATCACGCCGGCGCTCGCGCGCGAAGAGACCGCGGCGGCCAACGGACCCGTTCCGGAAAACGTTCGAAATCTTATCGGCAAGCCGTCGCCCTATGTGATCGGGCCGGGGGACATCCTTTCTATCGTGGTCTGGGATCATCCGGAACTAGTCCTTCCGACGCAGACCTACAGCATTGGGACGGGGCCGACCGAACTCACCTTCGGGGATACGGCCGCCGGCATTCCGGGCTACCCCGTCTCATCGGATGGCTACGTTCAGTTCCCCTATGTAGGCCTTGTGAAGGTAGCCGGGATGACGGAGGCCCAGGTGCGCAGCTCCCTCATCCGAGGGTCGCGTAACTTTATTCAGGATCCTCAAATCACGGTGCGCGTGCTAGGTTATCGCAGCAAACGTGTCTACGTGGAAGGCGAAGTGAAGACGCCCGGACCCATGCCCATCACCGATGTGCCGATGACGCTGCCGGAAGCGATAAACCGCGCGGGCGGCGTCTTGACCACGGCCGATCGCAGCCGCGTTTACGTGACGCGCAATGGACAGACCGCGCGCGTCGACCTGAACAAGCTGACGGCCGCGAACATCGACCCGACGTCCATCCTGCTGCAATCGGGAGACATCGTGCGGGTGGTGGCGCGTGGCGACAACAAGATCTACCTGATGGGCGAAGTCACGCTGCCCCAGGGCCTGTTGATGCATGACGGTGAAATGTCGCTTGCCGAGGCGCTGGGCGAGGTGGGTGGTCCCAGCCAGACGACCAGCGATCCTTCGCAGATCTTCGTGGTGCGTTCCCTGCCGAATGCCACGCCCGAGGTTTTCCATCTGGATAGCAGTTCTCCGCAGGCGTTGGCAGTGGCAGGCAAGTTCCCGTTGCAGGCGAAGGACATCGTCTTCGTCGACGCGGGCAACCTGGTGCGTTGGAACCGCTTCATCTCGCTGTTGTTCCCCAGCGCCCAGACCGTACAGACCGTCGACGCCGTCCGCCACAACTAG
- a CDS encoding undecaprenyl-phosphate glucose phosphotransferase: METSPFDVSGKLPGTSYLFRAADAALVTVAGLAAIEWQVARTGVDVSPIHSLLVYFCGIATLVVFPAFQLYGSWRGRPMHMLVIRGLAAWTVVFAMGLLVGFLTHQIAYVSRLWAALWFVTGATALTGLRLGVYTALRKARDHGLNRKRVLLIGFGPLGHDMWARVAATRTAGYEVMGIYCEGKEQLPPGVPRLEKLTAISAFVRQHEIREVWLALPMEAGQAVREVMYFLRHDLIDIRWIPDVLSVRLLGHRVEEFLGVPAIELNSLPAAGIRGMAKAAFDRVFSALVLLGLSPLMLVIAAWIKLDSRGPVFFTQPRLGVDGQVFRVYKFRSMTVHQENDGVVTQATRDDRRVTRIGAFLRKTSLDELPQFINVLRGEMSVVGPRPHALEHNEQYKDLVARYMMRHRVKPGITGWAQINGLRGQTETVHKMRDRVEFDLYYIQNWSFLMDLRIIARTAISGWTGKNVY; this comes from the coding sequence ATGGAAACGTCCCCGTTCGACGTGTCGGGCAAGCTGCCCGGCACGAGCTACCTGTTTCGCGCCGCCGATGCCGCGCTGGTGACCGTCGCGGGCCTGGCGGCGATCGAATGGCAGGTCGCGCGCACGGGCGTCGACGTTTCCCCCATCCACAGCCTGCTGGTGTACTTCTGCGGAATCGCCACGCTGGTGGTCTTTCCCGCTTTCCAGTTGTACGGCTCGTGGCGCGGCCGTCCCATGCACATGCTGGTGATACGCGGCCTGGCCGCCTGGACCGTCGTCTTCGCGATGGGACTGCTGGTCGGCTTTCTCACGCACCAGATCGCCTATGTCTCGCGCCTGTGGGCTGCCTTGTGGTTCGTCACCGGCGCCACGGCGTTGACGGGCCTGCGCCTGGGCGTCTACACCGCCTTGCGCAAGGCGCGCGACCACGGCTTGAACCGCAAGCGCGTCCTCCTGATCGGCTTCGGCCCGCTGGGCCACGATATGTGGGCGCGCGTGGCGGCCACGCGCACGGCGGGCTACGAAGTCATGGGCATCTACTGCGAGGGCAAGGAGCAATTGCCGCCGGGCGTGCCGCGCCTGGAAAAGCTGACCGCCATCTCCGCCTTCGTGCGCCAGCACGAGATCCGTGAAGTCTGGCTGGCGCTGCCCATGGAGGCCGGCCAGGCGGTGCGCGAGGTCATGTATTTCCTGCGCCACGATCTCATCGACATCCGCTGGATTCCCGACGTGCTGTCCGTGCGGCTGCTGGGCCATCGCGTGGAGGAGTTCCTGGGCGTTCCCGCGATCGAGTTGAACAGCCTGCCCGCGGCCGGCATCCGCGGCATGGCCAAGGCCGCCTTCGACCGCGTGTTCAGCGCGCTGGTGCTGCTGGGGCTCTCGCCCCTGATGCTGGTGATCGCGGCGTGGATCAAGCTGGACTCGCGCGGTCCCGTCTTCTTCACCCAGCCGCGCCTGGGCGTGGACGGCCAGGTCTTCCGGGTCTACAAGTTCCGCAGCATGACCGTGCACCAGGAAAACGACGGCGTGGTGACGCAGGCCACGCGCGACGATCGCCGCGTCACGCGCATCGGCGCCTTCCTGCGCAAGACCAGCCTGGACGAGCTGCCGCAGTTCATCAACGTGCTGCGCGGCGAAATGTCGGTGGTGGGCCCCCGTCCGCACGCGCTGGAGCACAACGAGCAATACAAGGACCTGGTGGCGCGCTACATGATGCGCCACCGCGTCAAGCCCGGCATCACCGGCTGGGCGCAGATCAACGGCCTGCGCGGCCAGACGGAGACCGTGCACAAGATGCGCGATCGCGTGGAGTTCGATCTGTACTACATCCAGAACTGGTCCTTCCTGATGGACCTGCGCATCATCGCCCGGACCGCGATCTCGGGATGGACAGGGAAAAATGTCTACTGA
- a CDS encoding GDP-mannose mannosyl hydrolase encodes MSTETLVAAPPRLSRADFRHGVELLPLVSIDLLLSDADGRYLLGLRGNPPARGSWFVPGGRIRKDEPMDAALRRICDDELGLDLPRACWRLQGVYEHFYDDNFAGERDRSTHYVVLAYRAQLPPHFSDLQIDDRLGRLPTGQHSGYRWAHPRAMAQDDTVHPYTRAYFTEQMR; translated from the coding sequence ATGTCTACCGAAACGTTGGTTGCCGCGCCGCCGCGCCTGAGCCGGGCCGACTTCCGCCACGGCGTCGAACTGCTGCCGCTGGTGTCCATCGATCTGCTGCTGAGCGACGCCGACGGACGCTACCTGCTGGGCCTGCGCGGCAATCCGCCCGCGCGCGGAAGCTGGTTCGTGCCCGGCGGCCGCATCCGCAAGGACGAGCCCATGGACGCGGCGCTGCGGCGCATCTGCGACGACGAGCTCGGCCTCGACCTGCCGCGCGCCTGCTGGCGCCTGCAGGGCGTCTACGAGCATTTCTACGACGACAACTTCGCCGGCGAGCGAGACCGCAGCACCCATTACGTGGTGCTGGCCTACCGGGCTCAGTTGCCGCCCCACTTCAGCGATCTCCAGATCGACGACCGGCTGGGCCGCCTGCCCACCGGACAGCACAGCGGCTACCGCTGGGCACATCCCCGCGCCATGGCGCAGGACGACACCGTCCATCCCTACACCAGGGCCTACTTCACGGAGCAGATGCGATGA
- a CDS encoding mannose-1-phosphate guanylyltransferase/mannose-6-phosphate isomerase, with protein sequence MTSPYPEFRPVILCGGSGSRLWPLSRELLPKQFIRLTGERSLLQNTVLRTLRHAGASRPMLICNAAHRYIALEQMQELEAAAAETGAPGGGKVELLLEPCPRNTAPAIAAAALRAMRDGDDPILLVMPSDHVIEEGPALAEAFALAHQAACEGALALFGVRPTAPLTGYGYLRTSAGERPWQKVEAFIEKPDAERAAAFLREGGYYWNSGMFAFRASTFLHELGRLAPDMMASVREAVLKGSGDDDVFTLDPRAFGACRADSIDYAVMERTDSAVSVPLDAGWSDVGAWDAVWDIAAKCPDGNSTSGDVMIDDSRNCLVHSTHRLVAALGLDDIVVIETADAVLVAHKSRTQDVKRIVETFRGQHREEMAHHREVRRPWGSYDSIGQGPRYQIKRITVKPGARLSSQMHHHRAEHWVVVSGTARIHNGDKDFLLTENQSTYIPLGEVHCLENPGKIPLELIEVQSGAYLGEDDIVRFEDMYGRV encoded by the coding sequence ATGACCTCCCCCTATCCCGAATTCCGCCCCGTCATTCTGTGCGGCGGTTCCGGCTCACGCCTGTGGCCCCTTTCGCGCGAACTGCTGCCGAAGCAGTTCATCCGGCTCACCGGCGAACGCAGCCTGTTGCAGAACACGGTGCTGCGCACCCTGCGCCACGCCGGCGCCTCGCGCCCCATGCTGATCTGCAACGCCGCGCACCGCTACATCGCCCTGGAGCAGATGCAGGAGCTGGAGGCGGCGGCCGCCGAAACGGGCGCCCCGGGCGGCGGCAAGGTCGAGCTGCTGCTGGAGCCTTGCCCGCGCAACACCGCGCCCGCCATCGCCGCGGCCGCCCTGCGCGCGATGCGCGACGGCGACGATCCCATCCTGCTGGTGATGCCGTCGGACCACGTGATCGAGGAAGGACCGGCGCTGGCCGAGGCCTTCGCGCTGGCCCACCAGGCCGCATGCGAGGGCGCCCTGGCGCTGTTCGGCGTGCGTCCCACCGCCCCCCTGACCGGCTACGGCTACCTGCGCACCTCGGCCGGCGAACGCCCCTGGCAGAAGGTCGAGGCCTTCATCGAAAAGCCGGACGCCGAGCGCGCCGCCGCCTTCCTGCGCGAGGGCGGCTACTACTGGAACAGCGGCATGTTCGCCTTCCGCGCCTCCACCTTCCTGCATGAACTGGGTCGCCTGGCGCCGGACATGATGGCCAGCGTGCGCGAAGCGGTGCTCAAGGGCAGCGGCGACGACGACGTCTTCACCCTGGACCCGCGCGCCTTCGGCGCGTGCCGCGCCGACTCCATCGACTACGCCGTGATGGAGCGCACCGACAGCGCCGTTTCCGTGCCGCTGGACGCGGGCTGGAGCGACGTCGGCGCCTGGGACGCGGTCTGGGACATCGCCGCCAAATGCCCCGACGGCAATTCCACCAGCGGCGACGTCATGATCGACGACTCGCGCAACTGCCTGGTCCATTCCACGCACCGGCTGGTGGCCGCGCTGGGGCTGGACGACATCGTGGTCATCGAGACCGCCGACGCCGTGCTGGTGGCGCACAAGAGCCGCACCCAGGACGTCAAGCGCATCGTCGAGACCTTCCGCGGCCAGCACCGCGAGGAAATGGCCCACCACCGCGAAGTGCGGCGCCCGTGGGGATCCTACGACTCCATCGGGCAAGGCCCGCGCTACCAGATCAAGCGCATCACGGTGAAGCCCGGCGCGCGCCTGTCGTCGCAGATGCACCACCACCGCGCCGAGCACTGGGTCGTGGTGTCGGGCACGGCGCGCATACACAACGGCGACAAGGACTTTCTTTTGACGGAGAACCAATCGACCTACATCCCTTTGGGCGAGGTCCATTGCCTGGAGAATCCCGGCAAGATTCCGCTCGAATTGATCGAGGTGCAGTCGGGCGCCTACCTGGGCGAGGACGACATCGTGCGCTTCGAGGATATGTACGGTCGCGTCTAG